A genomic segment from Gemmatimonadota bacterium encodes:
- a CDS encoding enterotoxin, translating into MTAAHPGDNLATTAIDSDPLATRIYKEHGPVADSRDRSNSSPPTSRSGLSRRDFLDRTGRIAVGLGALQLGLGRSGFAEGLSLLGGSVTPLASRAAVSADDFTLGNDAITAIWTTAGGSFRPVRLTDVLNNAALPVSAQAFTLTLADKSTIQASEMRITSAPRTEVLSASANASRMAERLAGHQVTMTLQDQAGRIEAVWRGILRDGSSYVRQEITLRALGGEVPVHEIALLDFNARNAMTPGTVRGTPIVVGDAYFAFEHPLANNAVDGDRVRCRMSRTLPLRPGTAIDFSSVVGVTHPGQLRRDFLKYVERERAHPYRTFLHYNSWYDIGYFNKYTEADALGAIAAFGTELHEKRGVTLDSFLFDDGWDDSKTLWHFNSGFPNGFTNVEAATHKYGAAPGVWMSPWGGYGEPHKERIEYGKAQGYETNKDGFALSGPIYYKHFRDTCIDMIRKYGVNQFKFDGTGNYASTYPGSPFDSDFDAAIHLIGELRTEKPDLYVNLTTGTYPSPFWLRYADSIWRGGDDHDFAGIGTSRQRWITYRDADTYEHVVRAGALFPINSLMLHGMIYARQAHNLMTDPGNDFTSEVRDYFGTGTQLQEMYITPSLLSQANWDTIAECAKWSRNNAQTLVDTHWVGGDPQRLEPYGWASWSPRKGILTLRNPSNVAQNIAIDVERAFELPDSAPRKYFARSPWAPVRGVPPIGFRAGEEHKVRLEPFEVLTLEMIPA; encoded by the coding sequence TTGACCGCCGCCCACCCAGGCGATAATCTCGCCACCACGGCGATCGATTCCGATCCGCTCGCAACACGCATATATAAGGAGCACGGACCTGTGGCGGATAGCCGGGATCGTTCCAATTCATCGCCCCCCACGTCCCGTTCCGGGCTCAGTCGGCGCGACTTCCTCGACCGGACGGGCCGGATCGCCGTCGGACTCGGCGCGCTGCAGCTCGGCTTGGGCCGCAGTGGCTTCGCAGAAGGACTCAGCCTGCTCGGCGGATCCGTCACGCCGCTCGCGAGTCGCGCCGCTGTGTCGGCAGATGATTTCACGCTCGGTAATGATGCCATTACTGCGATCTGGACCACCGCAGGTGGCTCGTTTCGTCCGGTTCGGCTGACCGACGTGCTCAATAACGCGGCGCTCCCCGTATCCGCACAGGCATTCACCCTGACGCTCGCGGACAAGTCCACGATCCAGGCGAGCGAGATGCGCATTACCTCAGCGCCGCGCACTGAAGTGTTGTCCGCCAGTGCCAATGCATCGCGAATGGCCGAGCGACTTGCGGGACATCAAGTGACGATGACACTGCAGGATCAGGCAGGGCGTATCGAAGCGGTGTGGCGTGGAATACTGCGCGATGGATCGAGCTACGTTCGTCAGGAAATCACGCTGCGCGCGCTGGGTGGCGAGGTACCGGTGCACGAGATCGCCCTGCTCGATTTCAACGCGCGCAACGCGATGACGCCCGGAACCGTACGAGGCACGCCGATCGTCGTTGGAGACGCGTACTTCGCATTCGAGCATCCTCTCGCCAACAACGCAGTGGATGGCGACCGCGTGCGTTGCCGGATGTCGCGCACGTTGCCGCTCCGACCCGGCACGGCCATCGACTTCAGCTCTGTCGTCGGCGTCACGCACCCGGGTCAGCTGCGACGCGACTTTCTCAAGTACGTCGAGCGCGAGCGTGCCCATCCGTATCGCACCTTTCTGCACTACAACTCATGGTACGACATCGGGTACTTCAACAAGTACACCGAGGCCGATGCACTCGGCGCCATAGCGGCATTCGGAACGGAGCTTCACGAGAAGCGTGGCGTGACGCTCGATTCGTTTCTCTTCGACGACGGATGGGACGACTCGAAGACATTGTGGCACTTCAATTCGGGATTCCCCAACGGATTCACCAACGTAGAAGCTGCAACTCACAAGTACGGCGCCGCGCCCGGAGTGTGGATGTCGCCGTGGGGCGGATACGGTGAACCGCACAAGGAACGCATCGAGTACGGCAAGGCGCAGGGCTACGAGACCAACAAGGACGGGTTCGCGCTTTCCGGGCCGATCTACTACAAGCACTTCCGCGATACATGCATCGACATGATCCGCAAGTACGGCGTGAATCAGTTCAAGTTCGACGGAACGGGAAACTATGCGAGCACCTATCCCGGAAGTCCATTCGACAGCGACTTTGACGCAGCGATCCATCTCATCGGCGAACTGCGCACGGAGAAGCCGGATCTGTATGTGAACCTCACGACCGGCACGTATCCGTCGCCGTTCTGGCTGCGTTACGCCGATTCGATCTGGCGCGGCGGGGACGACCACGACTTCGCGGGAATCGGCACGAGCAGACAGCGCTGGATCACGTATCGCGACGCCGATACGTACGAGCACGTCGTCCGTGCAGGGGCACTCTTCCCGATCAATTCGTTGATGCTGCATGGAATGATCTATGCCAGGCAGGCGCACAATCTGATGACCGATCCCGGCAACGACTTCACATCCGAAGTTCGCGACTACTTTGGCACGGGGACTCAGCTGCAGGAGATGTACATCACCCCTTCGCTGCTCTCACAGGCGAACTGGGATACGATCGCTGAATGCGCAAAGTGGTCCCGCAACAACGCTCAGACCCTGGTCGACACGCACTGGGTGGGAGGCGATCCGCAACGACTGGAGCCGTACGGATGGGCGTCGTGGTCGCCCCGCAAGGGAATTCTCACGCTTCGAAACCCCAGCAACGTTGCGCAGAACATCGCGATCGACGTCGAGCGTGCGTTCGAGCTTCCGGACTCGGCACCGCGGAAGTATTTCGCGCGGAGTCCGTGGGCCCCAGTCCGTGGAGTCCCGCCGATCGGATTCCGCGCCGGCGAGGAGCACAAGGTACGACTGGAGCCGTTCGAGGTACTGACGCTTGAAATGATACCGGCGTAG
- a CDS encoding sugar phosphate nucleotidyltransferase produces the protein MQLTSLDWVIVAVSLFLCYLPALFYIRRSQSSVAEFFTSGQSAPWWLVGTSMVATTFSTDTPNLVTDFVRSHGVSYNWVWWAFLLTGMATVFFYAQLWRRSGVLTDLEFYELRYSGRPAALVRGFRAVYLGFFFNIMIMSTVTLAAVKIANVMLGWGRLETIVIAGTACVLFASISGLWGVLATDMVQFALAMIGVIAAAYVSLDQPAVGGLAGMLSKIDPKTLSLLPDFNDTSLTLTVLVIPLTIQWWSVWYPGSEPGGGSYVAQRILASKNERHALGATLWFNVANYALRPWPWIIVALCSMLVFPTLGDIHRALPNVDPKLIGNDLAYPAMLTLLPVGMKGLIIAALFAAYRSTMETHLNWGSSYLVIDFYQRFLAPGKSERHYLWISRSLTAVLMIAAGAFTLFLSTASDAFQLLLSVGAGTGLIYLLRWFWWRINAWSEISAMASSFIVAIGFFVAEKMGHAAPEPMPLLVTVAVTTVVWVSVTMFTSPADHATLLRFYELTRPAGPGWKAIRAESKIAASPDSLPQMLLGWTSGVMFVYAGLFGTGSVIYGRTFQASIWFVAFIVSGVVLMQVVRRIWSADEPVRSDDTSAIAANRPCTKAVILARGLGKRMREADASATLDPAQAAAAESGVKGMIPIGRPFLDYVLSSLADAGFTDVCIVVAPDHAEMESYYTSRAVPKRLRISFAVQSAAIGTADAVLAAEEFTAGEPFVVLNSDNYYPSAPLTRLRLADGPATLGFSRAGLLRGNIPAERVAAFALLDVAPDGTLRRISEKPDAASLAALGDDVDVSMNCWRLTSQFFRACRDVQPSPRGELELPLAVQYAIDILGMRFKVIPVNEAVLDLSRRADIPRVAALLSGTEVSL, from the coding sequence ATGCAGCTGACGTCGCTTGATTGGGTGATCGTCGCGGTAAGCCTCTTTCTCTGCTATCTGCCGGCACTGTTCTACATCCGGCGCTCTCAGTCGAGCGTGGCGGAGTTCTTTACATCCGGTCAGTCGGCGCCATGGTGGCTGGTCGGCACATCGATGGTGGCGACAACATTCAGCACGGACACGCCGAATCTGGTCACGGACTTCGTGCGCTCCCACGGTGTCTCCTACAACTGGGTTTGGTGGGCCTTCCTGCTCACGGGAATGGCCACGGTCTTCTTTTACGCTCAGCTGTGGCGCCGGTCGGGCGTTCTCACCGATCTCGAGTTCTACGAGCTGCGCTACTCCGGTCGCCCCGCTGCGCTCGTGCGCGGATTCCGGGCTGTGTACCTCGGCTTTTTCTTCAACATCATGATCATGTCGACGGTAACGCTCGCCGCCGTCAAGATCGCGAACGTGATGCTCGGCTGGGGCCGTCTCGAAACGATCGTGATCGCCGGAACGGCGTGCGTTCTGTTCGCCTCGATATCGGGCCTGTGGGGTGTACTCGCGACTGACATGGTTCAGTTCGCGCTCGCGATGATCGGCGTGATCGCTGCCGCGTATGTCTCGCTGGATCAGCCGGCCGTCGGCGGCCTCGCCGGAATGCTCTCCAAGATCGACCCCAAGACGCTGTCGCTCCTTCCCGATTTCAACGACACTTCGCTCACTCTCACCGTTCTCGTCATCCCGCTCACAATTCAATGGTGGTCGGTCTGGTACCCGGGTTCGGAACCCGGCGGCGGTAGCTACGTCGCGCAGCGCATCCTCGCATCCAAGAACGAGCGTCACGCTCTCGGCGCGACACTCTGGTTCAACGTTGCGAACTACGCTTTGCGTCCGTGGCCGTGGATAATCGTCGCGCTCTGTTCCATGCTGGTTTTCCCGACGCTTGGCGACATTCACCGTGCATTGCCAAACGTCGATCCGAAGCTGATCGGCAACGATCTCGCCTATCCCGCGATGCTCACGTTGCTGCCGGTTGGAATGAAGGGACTGATCATCGCTGCGCTCTTCGCAGCGTACAGATCGACCATGGAAACGCATCTCAACTGGGGATCATCGTATCTGGTGATCGATTTCTACCAGCGCTTTCTCGCGCCTGGAAAGAGCGAGCGTCACTACCTATGGATCTCGCGTTCACTCACTGCTGTCCTGATGATAGCCGCGGGTGCGTTCACCCTGTTTCTATCGACCGCCAGTGACGCATTTCAGTTGCTGCTGTCCGTCGGCGCCGGAACGGGACTCATCTATCTGCTCCGCTGGTTCTGGTGGCGCATAAATGCGTGGAGCGAGATATCGGCGATGGCATCGTCGTTCATCGTTGCGATTGGATTCTTCGTGGCTGAGAAGATGGGTCACGCGGCACCCGAGCCGATGCCGCTTCTCGTCACTGTTGCGGTAACTACCGTGGTCTGGGTTTCCGTCACCATGTTCACGAGCCCTGCCGATCACGCGACGCTGCTTCGCTTCTACGAGCTCACGCGCCCCGCCGGCCCGGGATGGAAGGCGATTCGCGCGGAGTCTAAAATAGCCGCCTCACCTGACAGTCTGCCCCAGATGCTGCTCGGCTGGACTTCCGGTGTCATGTTCGTTTACGCAGGCCTGTTCGGAACCGGCAGCGTCATCTACGGGCGTACGTTCCAGGCATCGATATGGTTCGTGGCGTTCATCGTAAGCGGTGTTGTTCTCATGCAGGTCGTGCGACGCATCTGGTCGGCAGACGAGCCAGTGCGCAGCGACGACACATCTGCGATTGCGGCCAACCGGCCGTGCACCAAGGCTGTGATCCTGGCCCGCGGCCTTGGCAAGCGCATGCGCGAAGCCGACGCCAGCGCCACCCTCGATCCGGCCCAGGCGGCAGCCGCCGAGTCTGGCGTCAAGGGGATGATTCCCATCGGCCGGCCCTTCCTTGATTACGTGCTGAGCTCGCTCGCCGACGCCGGGTTCACCGACGTTTGCATTGTCGTCGCGCCGGATCATGCGGAGATGGAGAGCTACTACACCAGCCGCGCCGTCCCGAAACGACTGCGCATCTCGTTCGCCGTTCAGTCCGCGGCGATCGGCACCGCTGACGCTGTGCTGGCCGCTGAGGAGTTCACCGCGGGCGAGCCATTTGTCGTACTCAATTCGGATAACTACTACCCGTCTGCTCCGCTCACGCGTCTCCGCCTTGCTGACGGACCCGCAACGCTCGGGTTCTCCCGCGCGGGGCTGTTGCGCGGCAACATTCCCGCTGAGCGCGTCGCAGCATTTGCCTTGCTCGACGTCGCGCCGGATGGCACGCTACGCCGGATATCCGAGAAGCCCGACGCAGCATCGCTCGCTGCGCTGGGCGACGACGTCGACGTGAGCATGAATTGCTGGCGCCTCACGTCCCAGTTCTTCCGTGCATGCAGAGACGTGCAACCGTCTCCGCGCGGCGAGCTGGAGCTTCCGCTCGCGGTGCAGTATGCAATCGATATTCTCGGGATGCGCTTCAAGGTCATTCCTGTGAACGAAGCTGTGCTCGACCTCTCCAGACGAGCGGATATTCCGCGCGTCGCGGCGCTGCTTTCAGGGACTGAGGTATCACTCTGA
- a CDS encoding galactokinase family protein encodes MSIAESEVKARRIAQLARDLARLRGDVPAAADNPVSFWVPGRIEVLGKHTDYGGGRSLLCAVERGICIVASARPGHAASTSTASTVRILDARSGDVAELELSPDVESTPRHWSNYAITVARRIAMNFPGEMRGADIAFTSDLPPAAGVSSSSALVVAFFLALSAINDLPARQEYRDSIQTPEDLAGYLGCVENGLDFKSLHGRAGVGTFGGSEDQTAILCARPNALVQYSFCPVRFERAIAVPNDLTFVIAASGVLAEKTGSALELYNRVSRRLSVGLESWNRATGRTDVSMGAAIASSPDARMQIREVLRATVDAAYPPESLLRRFDQFDTEANEIIPAAADSLARGDVAAFGSQVAESQRGAERALENQIPETVALVRRARTIGAVAASAFGAGFGGSVWALVDSSSAEDFRREWMQRYHMAFPERADRSDFFSTRAGPAATAL; translated from the coding sequence ATGAGTATCGCGGAATCAGAGGTCAAGGCCCGACGCATCGCGCAGCTCGCGCGTGACCTCGCACGGCTCCGCGGTGACGTGCCAGCCGCTGCCGACAATCCGGTGTCCTTCTGGGTGCCGGGACGAATCGAGGTTCTGGGCAAGCACACCGATTACGGCGGCGGCCGCAGTTTGTTGTGTGCCGTGGAACGCGGAATCTGTATCGTAGCCAGCGCACGGCCGGGACATGCAGCGTCAACGAGCACTGCGAGTACTGTGCGCATACTCGATGCACGTTCTGGCGACGTCGCGGAGTTGGAACTTTCGCCCGATGTCGAGTCGACGCCGCGGCACTGGTCCAACTACGCGATCACCGTTGCGCGCCGTATCGCGATGAACTTTCCCGGCGAGATGCGTGGCGCGGACATCGCATTCACGAGCGATCTTCCGCCCGCTGCCGGCGTGAGCAGCTCGAGCGCTCTCGTTGTCGCGTTCTTCCTGGCTCTCTCCGCAATCAATGATCTGCCTGCGCGGCAGGAGTATCGCGACAGCATTCAGACGCCCGAAGACCTGGCCGGCTACCTTGGGTGCGTCGAGAATGGACTCGATTTCAAGTCACTGCACGGTCGTGCAGGGGTCGGAACGTTCGGTGGAAGCGAGGACCAGACGGCGATTCTCTGCGCACGACCGAACGCTCTGGTACAGTACTCGTTCTGTCCGGTGAGATTCGAGCGAGCGATCGCTGTTCCGAACGATCTTACATTCGTGATCGCGGCGAGCGGCGTTCTCGCAGAGAAAACCGGTTCCGCGCTGGAGCTTTACAATCGCGTATCACGCCGCCTGAGCGTAGGACTCGAATCGTGGAACCGAGCCACTGGCCGGACTGACGTGTCGATGGGCGCGGCCATCGCGTCGTCGCCGGATGCCAGGATGCAGATCCGGGAAGTACTTCGCGCCACTGTCGACGCGGCTTATCCGCCGGAGTCGCTATTACGAAGATTCGACCAGTTCGATACCGAAGCGAACGAGATCATTCCCGCAGCGGCGGACTCGCTCGCTCGTGGAGACGTCGCCGCGTTTGGCAGTCAGGTGGCTGAATCTCAGCGCGGTGCGGAGCGCGCGCTGGAGAATCAGATTCCGGAGACGGTCGCGCTGGTGCGTCGTGCTCGCACGATAGGCGCCGTCGCCGCGTCGGCGTTTGGGGCAGGTTTCGGCGGCAGTGTGTGGGCACTGGTCGATTCATCGTCCGCCGAGGATTTTCGGCGCGAATGGATGCAGCGCTATCACATGGCGTTCCCGGAACGCGCAGACCGATCGGATTTCTTCAGCACACGCGCCGGCCCCGCAGCTACGGCGCTATAA